A window of the Candidatus Limnocylindria bacterium genome harbors these coding sequences:
- a CDS encoding DNA-3-methyladenine glycosylase encodes MARDLLGKVLLYDGPEGRRAARLVEVEAYHGTRDPASHAFRGLTPRTEVMFGRPGHAYVYLSHGVWYCMNVVAHEPGVAGAVLLRGAEPLEGFAHDARLSGPGLLGRAFTLTTSHTGIDLTRSVLQLRDAPRVAPRLIARGPRIGIAESATSAKPWRLWVRGSSGVS; translated from the coding sequence GTGGCGCGCGACCTCCTCGGCAAGGTGCTCCTCTACGATGGCCCCGAGGGCCGGCGCGCCGCGCGGCTCGTCGAGGTCGAGGCCTACCACGGGACCCGTGATCCGGCCTCGCACGCGTTCCGCGGCCTGACGCCGCGTACCGAGGTCATGTTCGGGAGGCCGGGACACGCCTACGTCTATCTCTCACATGGGGTCTGGTACTGCATGAACGTCGTCGCCCATGAGCCGGGCGTGGCAGGCGCTGTGCTCCTCCGCGGCGCGGAGCCGCTCGAGGGCTTCGCTCATGACGCGCGCCTCAGCGGACCCGGGCTGCTTGGACGCGCGTTCACGCTCACCACGTCGCACACGGGCATCGACCTGACACGCTCGGTGTTGCAGCTGCGCGACGCACCAAGGGTCGCGCCCCGCCTGATCGCGCGCGGGCCTCGGATCGGCATCGCAGAGAGCGCGACGTCGGCGAAGCCGTGGCGCTTATGGGTGCGTGGCTCGAGCGGGGTTTCGTGA